Proteins found in one Campylobacter canadensis genomic segment:
- a CDS encoding thioredoxin family protein, which produces MKEIDFNDFKALKDEKAIVYFGANWCRDCKFAKPILQDLAKEFKDICFYEVDVDKDENIRDLMSIRHIPTILFLHNLQEFSQRLVEPKSKDEIYKLVLNLNNA; this is translated from the coding sequence ATGAAAGAGATTGATTTTAATGATTTTAAAGCTTTAAAAGATGAAAAAGCCATTGTTTATTTTGGTGCAAATTGGTGCAGAGATTGTAAATTTGCTAAACCAATTTTGCAAGATTTAGCAAAAGAATTTAAAGATATTTGCTTTTATGAAGTTGATGTTGATAAAGATGAAAACATAAGAGATTTAATGTCAATTCGCCATATACCGACAATTTTATTTTTGCATAATTTGCAAGAATTCTCGCAAAGATTAGTTGAGCCAAAAAGCAAAGATGAAATTTACAAGCTTGTTTTAAACTTAAATAATGCTTGA
- a CDS encoding complement resistance protein TraT: MKSSVKIILSSILAATLLTGCLTMSLQTSSTMTKSIFIDPVAKNKRIIFLNIKNTSGHDVNLEPKLRNALLAKGYTIVDDPDAATYILSTNILYCDKKQENNVGKGVAAGAVGGAAVSGYNGGGAGGVIAAGAAGSLVGGLIGKLTEDTIWQMQVDINIKQRANGKVLTSNQNVSGQASVKDSKATGFINSLGGDVRGTKVGQFNSNQVDTANQTYESNFIEKSTIIFAEAVKTGLKLPEATPILEDKIAGQIAGLF; the protein is encoded by the coding sequence ATGAAATCAAGCGTTAAAATTATTTTAAGTAGCATTTTAGCTGCAACTTTATTAACAGGCTGCTTAACAATGTCTTTACAAACAAGTTCAACTATGACAAAAAGTATTTTTATTGACCCAGTGGCAAAAAACAAAAGAATTATTTTCTTAAATATTAAAAATACAAGTGGGCACGATGTTAATTTAGAACCAAAGCTAAGAAATGCTCTACTTGCAAAAGGTTATACAATAGTTGATGACCCTGATGCAGCTACGTATATTTTAAGTACAAATATTTTATATTGTGATAAAAAGCAAGAAAATAATGTTGGTAAAGGTGTAGCTGCTGGTGCAGTTGGTGGTGCGGCTGTTAGCGGATACAATGGCGGTGGTGCTGGTGGCGTTATTGCAGCTGGTGCAGCTGGTAGTTTAGTAGGTGGACTTATTGGAAAATTAACAGAAGATACAATTTGGCAAATGCAAGTTGATATCAACATTAAACAAAGAGCAAACGGTAAAGTATTAACATCTAATCAAAATGTAAGCGGACAAGCAAGTGTAAAAGATAGTAAAGCTACAGGCTTTATTAACTCTTTAGGCGGAGATGTGCGTGGAACAAAGGTTGGACAGTTTAATTCCAATCAAGTTGATACAGCAAATCAAACCTATGAAAGTAATTTTATTGAAAAAAGTACAATTATCTTTGCAGAAGCAGTTAAAACAGGTTTAAAACTACCTGAAGCAACACCTATTTTAGAAGATAAAATTGCAGGACAAATTGCAGGATTGTTTTAA
- a CDS encoding PH domain-containing protein — MNKKEIKALPEILWQDEVVKKACSGAYKLDIGLLVATNKRVIFISKTLFSLKVEDFAYNNFN, encoded by the coding sequence ATGAATAAAAAAGAAATCAAAGCATTACCAGAGATTTTATGGCAAGATGAGGTGGTAAAAAAAGCTTGTAGTGGTGCATATAAGCTTGATATTGGTTTATTAGTAGCTACAAACAAAAGAGTAATTTTTATTAGCAAGACTTTATTTAGCTTAAAAGTAGAAGATTTTGCATATAATAACTTCAATTGA
- a CDS encoding SHOCT domain-containing protein, with product MHIITSIEYSTGMIFGDIVIYAAGNKAKIKDIDKHDAKDMAEFIRAFISNNSENEFDLTKEIEKLAKLKEQGVINDDEFAQMKAKLIAKM from the coding sequence TTGCATATAATAACTTCAATTGAATACAGCACAGGTATGATTTTTGGCGATATTGTTATATACGCTGCAGGAAATAAAGCTAAGATAAAAGATATAGATAAACACGATGCAAAAGATATGGCTGAGTTTATTAGAGCTTTTATTTCTAATAATAGTGAAAACGAATTTGATTTAACAAAAGAAATTGAAAAACTAGCAAAGCTAAAAGAACAAGGTGTAATAAACGACGATGAATTTGCACAAATGAAAGCTAAGCTTATTGCTAAAATGTGA
- a CDS encoding phage minor head protein, which yields MNETQLKSDKPYLRYVAVGDYKTRPKHQVFHNTVLPKDDPFWKNNYPPNGFNCRCKVQALSEAEAQNYGIGRKSLLNPAEKGFNFNPIQPDNTLFVILEDKVNSLHSDIKNKAKTIMNNAYRDYASHEEYYKKIKAGYDEFKPQYDEFINQRLKELGLEKTNEDIEEEFKTKIMDITKKLSDREHAFLKIGDFNGADIFIDKYQIATHLKHHDITPQDYALIDRIVKNGEIIKQNETTNPNKTFIYSILGKRYRLILRADKGRFLVDSLIFDSEKLGGQGRLTNRKVDKTF from the coding sequence ATGAATGAAACGCAGTTAAAAAGCGATAAACCTTATTTAAGATATGTCGCAGTAGGAGATTATAAAACTAGACCAAAACATCAAGTTTTTCATAATACAGTTTTGCCAAAAGATGACCCTTTTTGGAAAAACAATTATCCACCAAACGGGTTTAATTGCAGATGTAAAGTCCAAGCATTAAGTGAGGCAGAAGCCCAAAATTACGGCATAGGTAGAAAATCACTATTAAATCCTGCAGAAAAAGGATTTAATTTTAATCCTATTCAACCAGACAATACACTTTTTGTAATTCTTGAAGATAAAGTCAATTCTTTACATAGTGATATAAAAAATAAAGCTAAAACTATTATGAATAATGCTTATCGTGATTATGCTAGTCATGAAGAATATTATAAGAAAATAAAAGCTGGATACGATGAGTTTAAACCCCAATACGATGAGTTTATAAACCAAAGATTAAAAGAATTAGGACTAGAAAAAACAAATGAAGATATAGAAGAAGAGTTTAAGACAAAAATTATGGATATAACAAAAAAATTAAGCGATAGGGAACATGCTTTTTTGAAAATTGGAGATTTCAACGGGGCTGATATTTTTATAGATAAGTATCAAATCGCAACTCATTTAAAACACCATGATATTACACCACAAGATTACGCATTAATTGATAGGATTGTAAAAAATGGCGAAATAATAAAACAAAACGAAACAACAAATCCAAACAAAACCTTTATATATAGTATTCTAGGTAAACGATATAGGCTTATTTTAAGAGCCGATAAAGGTAGATTTTTAGTTGATAGTTTGATTTTTGATAGTGAGAAATTGGGCGGGCAGGGAAGACTAACTAATCGCAAGGTTGATAAGACCTTTTAA
- a CDS encoding phage tail tape measure protein, which translates to MGLDLGIGIKLAFDGFNGIRDKQTSLKVLGRVAKLSADDMNKLNASITKLNKLDIKTKLASKELKNFKDELSGNLARIGALAVPVKLAGDYESALADFNNAAKLDNAGLKEMNEYFLKLSNQVNISSKELANLGQNIAKMGVPKNDLKDYLSTASKLQMALGFSTDETSQMLSTLNTHFLIIIKLIKNTKNYLFFLSFLVLIFYFFLSF; encoded by the coding sequence ATGGGCTTGGATTTAGGAATAGGCATAAAATTAGCTTTTGATGGTTTTAATGGCATTAGAGATAAACAAACTTCTTTAAAAGTGCTTGGTCGTGTAGCAAAGCTAAGTGCTGATGATATGAATAAATTAAATGCAAGTATTACTAAGCTTAACAAACTTGATATAAAAACAAAATTAGCAAGTAAAGAGTTAAAAAATTTTAAAGATGAACTAAGTGGCAATTTAGCCCGAATTGGTGCTTTAGCTGTTCCTGTAAAATTAGCTGGAGATTATGAAAGTGCTTTAGCTGATTTTAATAATGCTGCTAAGCTTGATAATGCAGGGCTTAAAGAAATGAATGAATATTTTTTAAAGCTAAGCAATCAAGTAAATATTTCTAGTAAAGAATTAGCAAATTTAGGGCAAAACATAGCAAAAATGGGTGTTCCTAAAAACGATTTAAAGGACTATTTAAGCACAGCATCTAAGCTTCAAATGGCTTTAGGATTTAGTACAGATGAAACAAGCCAAATGCTAAGTACTTTAAATACTCATTTTTTAATAATAATCAAACTTATTAAAAACACTAAAAACTATTTATTTTTCTTATCTTTTTTAGTACTAATCTTTTATTTTTTCTTATCTTTTTAG
- a CDS encoding phage minor head protein: MFYGVLFLEVFFWRGGVMGDKPYLRYVAIMDNRVRDSHKAFHGLILPKEHSFWRNNYPPNGWGCRCKTQVLSLDEAKALGYKENVKDKRSSLNAAVRGFDNNPIEPNNALFKVLEEKVKSAPEELREQAKKIMNSAFKDTQEHTKRYSAIKDRFDYHQKLMKAKGLAPLEYKKFINHKVGNFDDKQKAKREQNLIKLCEYKGKGVFIDEYQIANHFYHTNIGAVDYSLVPQILKGTDEKGNKAHSIVYKNILGFKYKLVIKDTNGKIYVESLTKDGE, encoded by the coding sequence GTGTTTTATGGTGTTTTATTTTTGGAGGTGTTTTTTTGGCGGGGGGGGGTGATGGGTGATAAGCCATATTTACGCTATGTAGCAATTATGGATAATAGAGTAAGAGATAGCCACAAAGCCTTTCACGGACTTATTTTACCTAAAGAGCATTCTTTTTGGCGTAACAATTACCCACCGAATGGTTGGGGTTGTAGGTGTAAAACACAAGTATTAAGCCTTGATGAAGCTAAAGCACTTGGTTATAAAGAAAATGTTAAAGATAAAAGAAGCTCATTAAATGCTGCGGTGCGTGGATTTGATAATAATCCTATTGAGCCAAACAATGCTTTATTTAAAGTATTAGAAGAAAAGGTAAAAAGTGCCCCAGAAGAGCTAAGAGAACAAGCTAAAAAGATAATGAATAGCGCTTTTAAAGACACGCAAGAACATACAAAACGTTATAGTGCGATAAAAGATAGGTTTGATTATCATCAAAAACTTATGAAAGCAAAGGGGTTAGCACCGCTTGAGTATAAAAAATTTATTAATCATAAGGTGGGTAATTTTGATGATAAGCAAAAAGCTAAAAGAGAGCAAAATCTAATTAAATTATGCGAATATAAGGGTAAGGGGGTATTTATTGATGAATATCAAATCGCAAATCATTTTTATCATACAAATATAGGTGCGGTGGATTATTCGCTAGTGCCACAAATATTAAAAGGTACAGATGAAAAAGGAAATAAAGCACATTCTATAGTTTATAAAAACATTCTTGGATTTAAATATAAGCTAGTTATAAAAGATACAAACGGAAAAATATATGTTGAATCACTTACAAAAGATGGAGAATGA
- a CDS encoding phage tail tape measure protein, whose protein sequence is MDLQFGLGLKLALGGFDKLKTQQERLEKLGKIAKLSTDKMDKLTKSINKLNRLDIKAGLAREKLQAFKNDLGKNIAKMGALAVPVKLAGDYESALADFNNAAKLDNAGLKEMNEYFLKLSNQVNISSKELANLGQNIAKMGVPKNDLKDYLSTASKLQMALGFSTDETSQMLSTLNTHFLIIIKLIKNTKNYLFFLSFLVLIFYFFLSF, encoded by the coding sequence ATGGATTTACAGTTTGGCTTAGGGCTAAAGTTAGCCTTAGGTGGATTTGATAAGCTAAAAACCCAGCAAGAACGCTTAGAAAAGCTTGGAAAGATAGCAAAGCTTAGCACGGATAAAATGGATAAGCTAACAAAAAGCATAAATAAGCTTAACCGCCTTGATATAAAAGCAGGACTTGCTCGTGAAAAATTACAAGCATTTAAAAATGATTTAGGCAAAAACATTGCTAAAATGGGTGCTTTAGCTGTTCCTGTAAAATTAGCTGGAGATTATGAAAGTGCTTTAGCTGATTTTAATAATGCTGCTAAGCTTGATAATGCAGGGCTTAAAGAAATGAATGAATATTTTTTAAAGCTAAGCAATCAAGTAAATATTTCTAGTAAAGAATTAGCAAATTTAGGGCAAAACATAGCAAAAATGGGTGTTCCTAAAAACGATTTAAAGGACTATTTAAGCACAGCATCTAAGCTTCAAATGGCTTTAGGATTTAGTACAGATGAAACAAGCCAAATGCTAAGTACTTTAAATACTCATTTTTTAATAATAATCAAACTTATTAAAAACACTAAAAACTATTTATTTTTCTTATCTTTTTTAGTACTAATCTTTTATTTTTTCTTATCTTTTTAG
- a CDS encoding prepilin-type N-terminal cleavage/methylation domain-containing protein: MLSIKKYNNNFINSFLIYSFYTKDINKQDINKQDINKQDINTKSIKKLTINTTSINKIKNTNISKVLNTNKGKYKDLNKVLNNKANNFTHNKQAYTLLELVIVIVIIAILSSVALSKIHSINSLEESARALMNDIKYAQINALSYDFYDGANNDDYKKKYFRLRFHCIANTYNAKYKKYICSKNKEIGYTIFADKAGKSSSNPDKNEIVKDYINKSLLIAAPFSGVSIDKSLFTPRANLSKSANIIKAAFYYYDNKAKIKKTSTIYFNEFGNLSSNIYDFNSIQHYYIKLSSKDDYICIKLNYIGFSKIVDKSECINFN; encoded by the coding sequence ATGCTAAGCATTAAAAAATATAATAATAATTTCATAAATTCATTTCTTATTTATTCTTTTTATACAAAAGATATCAACAAACAAGATATTAATAAACAAGATATCAACAAGCAAGATATTAATACAAAATCTATCAAAAAACTAACTATCAATACAACAAGTATCAATAAAATAAAAAACACAAATATAAGCAAAGTTTTAAACACAAACAAAGGCAAGTATAAAGACTTAAATAAGGTTTTAAATAACAAAGCAAACAACTTCACACATAACAAACAAGCATATACCCTTTTAGAATTAGTTATAGTTATTGTAATAATAGCAATCTTATCAAGTGTTGCATTATCTAAAATACATAGTATTAATAGCTTAGAAGAAAGTGCAAGAGCTTTGATGAATGATATTAAGTATGCACAAATAAATGCTTTAAGTTATGATTTTTATGATGGAGCAAATAATGATGATTATAAGAAAAAATATTTTAGACTTAGGTTTCATTGTATAGCAAATACTTATAATGCAAAATACAAAAAATATATTTGTTCTAAAAATAAAGAAATAGGCTATACAATCTTTGCAGACAAAGCTGGTAAGTCAAGTTCTAATCCTGATAAAAATGAAATAGTAAAAGATTATATAAATAAAAGCTTATTAATAGCAGCTCCTTTTAGTGGAGTTAGTATAGATAAAAGCTTATTTACCCCAAGAGCTAATTTAAGTAAAAGTGCAAATATTATTAAAGCTGCTTTTTATTATTATGATAATAAAGCAAAAATTAAAAAAACTAGTACGATTTATTTTAATGAATTTGGTAATTTATCAAGTAATATATATGATTTTAATAGTATTCAGCACTATTATATAAAACTTTCAAGCAAGGATGATTATATTTGCATAAAGCTTAATTACATAGGTTTTTCTAAAATAGTAGATAAAAGCGAATGTATTAATTTTAATTAA
- a CDS encoding PrpF domain-containing protein encodes MENSILKANELEVSVYRGGTSRGLMCLRKQVENAAKRLNISLETVLKRLIDNENANSIDGLGGGISSTNKVCLIDFDDKSVDASWEFYQIGACSPTCSNDGTCGNIVAAVAAFVLDMKAKEPNSTILLYLKSKNINKIIQITLKSDKFGNFNPIGEYEIAGVKSHSSKISIDIKDIHPSLLTSGKIIVDGKNTYVEVIDCINIFTLVDAKELEIHANYNYERLNCADIFSRLVEVKENSTKLAKLAPSPVIPRVLALLNSDEADIEVRVLSAYNIHKSCPASAFFAIAAAIALPNSLAQKISAFKIKNGENIVKIKHLKGIVEVKVKVQNGVVVSVGINRSARMIMRGIARI; translated from the coding sequence GTGGAAAATAGTATTTTAAAAGCCAATGAGCTAGAAGTTAGTGTTTATAGAGGTGGTACTAGTAGAGGGCTTATGTGTCTTCGTAAGCAAGTAGAAAATGCAGCAAAAAGGCTAAATATTAGCCTTGAAACTGTGTTAAAGCGTTTAATTGATAATGAAAATGCTAATTCTATTGATGGACTTGGCGGAGGAATTTCAAGTACCAATAAAGTTTGTCTAATTGATTTTGATGATAAGAGTGTAGATGCTAGTTGGGAATTTTATCAAATTGGCGCTTGTTCGCCAACGTGTAGCAATGATGGTACTTGTGGAAATATTGTTGCTGCTGTAGCTGCCTTTGTGCTTGATATGAAAGCAAAAGAGCCAAATTCAACAATTTTGCTTTACTTAAAATCAAAAAATATTAATAAAATTATACAAATTACGCTAAAAAGTGATAAATTTGGTAATTTTAATCCTATTGGCGAGTATGAAATCGCAGGTGTAAAATCGCATTCAAGTAAAATTAGTATAGATATAAAAGACATTCATCCAAGTCTTTTAACAAGTGGTAAAATAATAGTAGATGGTAAAAATACTTATGTTGAAGTAATAGATTGTATAAATATTTTTACTCTTGTAGATGCAAAAGAGTTAGAAATTCATGCAAATTATAATTATGAAAGGCTAAATTGTGCAGATATTTTTTCTCGCTTAGTAGAAGTAAAAGAAAATTCTACTAAACTTGCAAAATTAGCTCCAAGTCCTGTAATTCCAAGAGTTTTAGCGCTTTTAAATAGTGATGAAGCAGATATTGAAGTAAGAGTTTTAAGTGCTTATAATATTCATAAAAGCTGCCCTGCAAGTGCATTCTTTGCTATTGCTGCTGCTATAGCTTTGCCTAATTCTTTAGCACAAAAAATTAGCGCTTTTAAAATAAAAAATGGTGAAAACATAGTAAAAATTAAGCATTTAAAAGGCATTGTAGAAGTAAAAGTTAAAGTACAAAATGGCGTTGTTGTATCTGTAGGAATTAATAGAAGTGCTAGAATGATAATGCGTGGAATTGCTAGAATTTAG
- a CDS encoding DASS family sodium-coupled anion symporter has translation MKKIIITIILLLIPFIFAFILPVPKGLSYAAWVLFAIYIAAILGLVFKPVPNAIVLATAVTGVALFLGAELGGAKKATQSALSGYASPTTWIIISAFALSIAFTKTGLGARIAYLLINALGKSTLRLGYVTSFLDLIISPATPSNTARAGGIVFPIINSIANNLNPNKSGEANRAGAYLACNTYMSTKVTSFIFATAQASNFLVISAINTHFNLGLDWGMWALALVVPGIICLLFVPIITYIFIRPDVKKIDNKAIASQGLAKLGKITNREIMLIVIFIAALLGWSLPSILNAMGFKISINATAVALAAMCASVLTGVIKWEDIASSKEAISTLFWFGGIMSLSTLLKEHNFFTWLGALLEGTLTFKDHAFLAVVIIGLISIFIRYLFASATVYAVTIFPVFLLLAKAAGADVLTLCFVLAATNSFGGAITHYGGPAAPIIFGAGYNNVKEWWLTGTMVALISFVIILFVGGVWWKIVF, from the coding sequence ATGAAAAAGATAATAATTACAATAATTTTACTTTTAATTCCCTTTATTTTTGCCTTTATTTTACCAGTTCCAAAGGGTTTAAGTTATGCAGCATGGGTGCTTTTTGCTATTTATATAGCAGCGATTTTAGGACTAGTGTTTAAACCAGTACCAAATGCTATTGTGTTAGCAACTGCAGTTACTGGCGTTGCACTTTTTTTAGGAGCTGAATTAGGTGGTGCAAAAAAAGCAACTCAATCAGCATTAAGTGGCTATGCAAGTCCTACAACTTGGATTATAATAAGCGCCTTTGCACTTTCAATTGCCTTTACAAAAACAGGCTTAGGAGCAAGGATTGCTTATTTATTAATCAATGCACTAGGCAAATCCACTCTTCGCCTTGGCTATGTAACTAGCTTTTTGGATTTAATTATCTCACCCGCAACTCCTAGCAATACAGCACGAGCTGGTGGAATAGTTTTTCCAATTATAAACTCAATTGCAAATAATTTAAATCCAAATAAAAGTGGCGAAGCAAACCGTGCTGGTGCATATTTAGCTTGTAATACTTATATGAGTACTAAGGTAACTAGTTTTATTTTTGCTACAGCACAAGCTAGTAATTTTTTGGTAATTAGTGCGATAAATACACATTTTAATTTAGGGCTTGATTGGGGAATGTGGGCTCTTGCGCTTGTAGTTCCAGGAATTATTTGTTTACTTTTTGTACCAATTATTACATATATTTTTATTCGTCCAGATGTAAAAAAGATTGATAATAAAGCAATTGCTAGCCAAGGTCTTGCAAAACTTGGAAAAATTACTAATCGTGAAATTATGCTAATTGTGATTTTTATTGCAGCTCTTCTTGGCTGGAGTTTACCAAGTATTTTAAATGCAATGGGTTTTAAAATTTCTATTAATGCAACCGCAGTTGCTCTTGCAGCAATGTGTGCATCAGTGCTAACTGGTGTAATTAAATGGGAAGATATAGCAAGTAGTAAAGAAGCTATTAGCACTCTTTTTTGGTTTGGTGGGATTATGAGTCTTTCTACTTTATTAAAAGAGCATAATTTTTTTACTTGGCTTGGTGCTTTACTTGAAGGCACACTTACTTTTAAAGATCACGCATTTTTAGCAGTCGTAATTATAGGATTAATCAGTATTTTTATTCGTTATTTATTTGCATCTGCAACTGTTTATGCAGTAACGATTTTTCCAGTATTTTTGTTACTTGCTAAGGCTGCTGGAGCAGATGTGCTTACGCTTTGCTTTGTGTTAGCAGCAACAAATAGCTTTGGTGGAGCTATCACTCACTACGGTGGTCCAGCAGCCCCGATTATATTTGGTGCAGGATACAATAATGTAAAAGAATGGTGGCTAACAGGCACAATGGTTGCACTTATTAGTTTTGTAATTATTTTATTTGTGGGTGGTGTTTGGTGGAAAATAGTATTTTAA
- a CDS encoding isocitrate lyase/PEP mutase family protein has product MQNLLISNLKNGGLITAVGATNALIAHLIELAGFKTVYATGAGMANMNFNYPDIGLVSMSEMLENTKRIIDAVEISVIADIDNGYGNALNVYRTAKEFSKINTAAIQLEDQVLPKRCGHFDGKKIITSDEMCGKIKAAKDAIIGNTLLIARTDAIAIEGFESAIERANLYKEAGADILFVEAPTSIEQMIQIPKMLDCYTVANMVEGGKSPIISNDELEKMGYNIVLYANATLKAAIFGVKNLLNHIKQTGSTKDAEHLMISMKERGEITKLSQYIKMQNRYKA; this is encoded by the coding sequence ATGCAAAATTTATTGATTTCTAATCTTAAAAATGGCGGCTTAATTACCGCAGTAGGTGCAACAAATGCGCTTATTGCTCATCTTATTGAATTAGCAGGTTTTAAAACAGTGTATGCAACAGGTGCTGGAATGGCAAATATGAATTTTAACTATCCAGATATTGGACTTGTTAGCATGAGTGAAATGCTAGAAAACACAAAAAGAATTATTGACGCAGTAGAAATTAGTGTAATTGCTGATATTGATAATGGTTATGGAAATGCGTTAAATGTCTATCGTACAGCAAAAGAATTTAGTAAAATTAACACAGCAGCTATTCAACTTGAAGATCAGGTTTTACCAAAACGTTGTGGGCATTTTGATGGTAAAAAAATTATAACAAGTGATGAAATGTGTGGAAAAATTAAAGCTGCAAAAGATGCAATCATTGGCAATACTTTGCTAATTGCAAGAACAGATGCAATTGCAATTGAAGGCTTTGAAAGTGCGATAGAACGAGCAAATTTATATAAAGAAGCAGGTGCTGATATTTTATTTGTAGAAGCACCTACAAGTATAGAGCAAATGATACAAATCCCAAAAATGTTAGATTGCTACACCGTAGCAAATATGGTTGAAGGAGGTAAGAGTCCGATTATATCAAACGATGAACTTGAAAAAATGGGCTACAACATCGTTTTATACGCAAATGCAACCTTAAAAGCAGCTATTTTTGGCGTAAAAAATCTATTAAATCATATAAAACAAACAGGTAGTACAAAAGATGCAGAACATCTTATGATATCTATGAAAGAGCGAGGTGAAATTACTAAGCTTAGCCAATATATAAAAATGCAAAATCGCTATAAGGCATAA
- a CDS encoding MFS transporter has product MQQGFSRQEIKTLGLSSLGGTLEFYDFIIFVFFQSYFMTHFFPKELSQEWQLINTYGAFAAAYVARPFGGVIMAHFGDKFGRKNMFMLSIVLMVIPTFALALAPTFAQVGYFAPIFLVLVRLCQGIAIGGELPGAWVFVREHSPEHSKGAYIGLLTSSVVGGILLGAIVSIIMQLIFNEAELKEWAWRIPFALGGIFGIISVYLRRFLSETPIFKKMKESDLLEELPIKKVFSEHKKGIFISMLITWVLTACVVVLVLIVPNFAKSVLQIEPIINTCLQMGGILFMMIGCISTGALSDHFGISRVCKVFAIFWGVFSLLCFYELYSHKNLILYTLTYLIACYFAGIMNFTPLIMTECFPVQVRFSGISFSYNLAYAIAGAYIPVLLAQMHIMASKTNSILLQISGGIYLFIISIIAYICACLVAKKM; this is encoded by the coding sequence ATGCAGCAAGGTTTTAGTAGGCAAGAGATAAAAACTCTTGGTTTAAGTTCTTTAGGTGGAACTTTAGAATTTTATGATTTTATTATATTTGTGTTTTTTCAAAGTTATTTTATGACACATTTTTTTCCAAAAGAGTTATCGCAAGAATGGCAGCTTATAAATACTTATGGTGCCTTTGCAGCAGCTTATGTTGCTCGTCCTTTTGGCGGAGTAATTATGGCTCATTTTGGAGATAAATTTGGTAGAAAAAATATGTTTATGCTAAGCATTGTTTTGATGGTAATCCCTACATTTGCACTTGCTTTAGCACCTACTTTTGCACAGGTTGGCTATTTTGCACCTATTTTTTTAGTTTTAGTTCGTCTTTGCCAAGGTATTGCAATTGGCGGGGAGTTACCAGGTGCTTGGGTTTTTGTAAGAGAGCATAGTCCTGAACATTCTAAGGGAGCTTATATTGGCTTGCTTACTTCTAGTGTGGTTGGTGGAATTTTACTTGGAGCTATTGTTTCAATCATTATGCAGCTTATTTTTAACGAAGCAGAGCTTAAAGAATGGGCGTGGAGAATTCCTTTTGCTTTAGGCGGTATTTTCGGGATAATTTCAGTTTATTTAAGAAGATTTTTAAGCGAAACCCCAATTTTTAAAAAGATGAAAGAAAGCGATTTGCTAGAAGAATTACCTATAAAAAAGGTTTTTAGTGAGCATAAAAAGGGTATTTTTATTTCTATGCTAATTACTTGGGTATTAACAGCTTGTGTTGTTGTTTTGGTTTTAATCGTTCCAAATTTTGCAAAATCTGTTTTGCAAATTGAACCTATTATAAATACTTGTTTGCAAATGGGCGGAATATTATTTATGATGATTGGCTGCATTAGCACAGGGGCATTGTCTGATCATTTTGGTATTTCTAGAGTTTGCAAGGTTTTTGCTATTTTTTGGGGTGTTTTTTCTTTACTTTGTTTTTATGAATTATACTCGCATAAAAATTTAATTTTATACACACTTACTTATCTTATAGCTTGTTATTTTGCAGGAATTATGAATTTCACTCCTTTAATAATGACGGAGTGCTTTCCAGTACAGGTTAGATTTAGTGGAATTAGTTTTTCATACAATTTAGCTTATGCTATCGCAGGTGCGTACATTCCTGTATTATTAGCACAAATGCACATTATGGCTAGTAAAACTAATAGTATTTTATTGCAAATTAGTGGTGGAATTTATTTATTTATAATTTCTATTATCGCATATATTTGTGCTTGCTTAGTTGCTAAAAAGATGTAA